CCGGGTATTCCTGTGGGACCTGCGGTTGTGGCGTTTCTTCCTCCCGGTATTGGTATTGCCGCTCTTCTTCCGGTATAAACCATGGTGTGCTATAGTCCGCACCCGCGCCGGAAAACCAGGGGGAATTGTTCGGCGCCGGTTCCACATAAAAGTTGTCGTCGAACGGTTCCGGTTCAAGACCGGCGTTAAACCAATCGGCCCAGGGATCATACGCCGACTGATCCTGGGGCGTGCGGATGGTGTGGTAGGGACCGTCTTGATATGAATTGTTATTCAGATTACGGAAAATACCTTGTTGTCCCGGGGTTTTTTTGATCCTAAACTTTTCGGCCATTTTCATCACCTCATCCCTTAATTCTATGCACTCAAAACATTTTATGTTCATAGAATAGGATAAGTGACTTTGGCGGAAGATTCGTAAGGAGGATTTTGATGCTGAACCACAACTTTAACCGGGAATTTATCCTCTCACAATTACTTGACCTTGCCGAACTGCCGGTCCTGCTTAGTACGGAAGGTTTAGATGTCGCCCGTCAAATGGCCAGTAAAATGGTGGATATCTTTCAAGCGCAAAAATCAATTCTCATTATTGGCTTGGAACCTTACCACAATATCGCCCGTGATCTTGCTGAACATCTCAAGCACGGTTTGAATATGGACCGCCCACCGCTGCCCGTCAGTTTCCTGGAGAAAACCTCCCGTCAACAACAACCTCTTTCTAATCTAATCAGTCAGGGAGAAAAAGGTGATGCCCTTTTCATCATCGCCGGTGAACACAGCCAAGAAACCGAAACGCTGGTCCGCGAAGCGAAAGAAAAAAACCTCTTCACCTTCGCCTTTTGTAGCTACCCCCCGCTAAAAAACCACCGTCCGGATCTCCTCTTTTATCTCCCGTCGGCCAACCGTCCGCGGGTCAAAGAAATATTCTTAATGTTGGGCCATATTATCGGCACCTTGGTCGAGTCGACGTTGTTCGGCAACAGTTTTTAGAAGAAAAAAAGCCCGAAAACGGGCTTTTTTCTTATCTTTACACCTAATAAACTTTGGCTTTGCTTCATAAGGCTTATTCTTTGGCCGCCTCGGCCTTTGATTGCGCAATGATAGCCTCCGCCTGGTTCGCCGGAACTTCTTCGTAGTGGTCGAATTCCATTTCGAATTCGCCTCGCCCCTGGGTAATCGAACGGAGGTCAATCGCATACTTGAACATTTCGCTGAGGGGAACATGGGCGCGAATAATCTGGTAACCCTGGTCGGGGTCCATTCCTAAAATCCGGCCCCGCTTTTTATTGAGGTCGCCGATGATGTCACCCATGTATTCCTCAGGAACGGTCACGGTCACATTCATGATCGGCTCCAAGAGGATGGGGTTGGCGTCCATAAATCCTTTCTTAAACGCCATCGAAGCGGCAATCTTAAAGGCCATTTCCGAGGAGTCCACACTATGGTAGGAACCGTCATAAAGCGTAACTTTCACATCAACTACCGGATAGCCTGCGAGGACGCCTTCTTCCATGGTTTCACGGACCCCTTTTTCGACGGCCGGGATATACTGCCGCGGGACGGCGCCACCAAAGATCTTGTCAACAAATTCAAAGTTACCACCGGGCGGTAGCGGCTCCAACTCCAGCCAAACATGGCCATATTGACCCCGTCCGCCCGATTGTTTCTTGTGTTTTCCTTCGACCTGAACTTTCCCTTTGATCGTTTCCTTGTATGGGATTTTGGGGTCTTTTAATTCAACCTGGGCGCCGAATTTCTTATGCAACTTGCTGATGGTGACTTCCAGGTGTAAATCACCAAGCCCGGAAATGAGCATCTCTTTGGTGGTCGTATCCTTCTCCACTTTGAGCGTGGGATCTTCGTCCTCCAGCCGGCTTAAGCCGCCGCTAATCTTATCCTCATCGCCCTTGTTCTTCGCCACCACTGCCAAAGTGAATTTGGGGGTTGGGAAATCGACTTTCTTGAGAAGGTAAGGAGCGCCTTTCGTACACAGGGTGTCATTGGTCTTGGTGACCTGAAGTTTGGCCACGGCTCCCAGAT
The window above is part of the Capillibacterium thermochitinicola genome. Proteins encoded here:
- a CDS encoding phosphoheptose isomerase family protein, with amino-acid sequence MLNHNFNREFILSQLLDLAELPVLLSTEGLDVARQMASKMVDIFQAQKSILIIGLEPYHNIARDLAEHLKHGLNMDRPPLPVSFLEKTSRQQQPLSNLISQGEKGDALFIIAGEHSQETETLVREAKEKNLFTFAFCSYPPLKNHRPDLLFYLPSANRPRVKEIFLMLGHIIGTLVESTLFGNSF